GTTTCTGCATTTCCTTCTCTTAGCTGAGCCTGTGGAGCAGCCACTGCGGTAGGATGGGAACTCccctggctctgtgtgtgtgtgtgtgtgtgtgtgtgtgtgtgtgtgtgtgtgtgtgtgtgtgtgtgtgtgtgtgtgtgtgtgtgtgtgtgtgtgtgtgtgtgtgtgtgtgtgtgtgtgtgtgtgtgtgtgtgtgtgtgtgtgtgtgtgtgtgtgtgtgtgtgtgtgtgtgtgtgtgtgtgcaatcaATCCATGCATCATATTGTGAAAGTcaaacattgtgtgtttgtgtaggtgaGAGAGACTGTTAGTGTTGGTGATGGTTTGTGTCTCCATGGTCTCCGTTACCCTCCTTAAAGTCAGCACCACCTCTCTGTGTCAGACTGACGTCTCTGTAAGAACACGCCACTTCAGTCTGACTAATGAATTAACGGCTGACTGGATGCTCTCCATCTGTTAAAGCTGCTGTATCTGACACTGGAGTGTAAACTGGTCTGTTACTGAGAGACTACCCCCTCACTATTGATATTGTAGTCAAGCACTGCACTCCACCACCATTCAGTCCGATCATCAGGCTCCTAACACAATCTGACTCTAGGTGGCGCCAATTCATTGCCTGGATGACATCACagatacatttcttttaatctgatttatttatagTAATCGGTAGGCATTCCTTACCCACTTCCTTCATGTTTTGTGAATTTCCAATAAAGGCTTTAGTTTCGAATGAACATATGACTAACTCAAACATGTCTGCAAAGAACAAGTGAATTCTTTTTAAATAGCCCAAGATCCTGAGCAAAAATGTGCCAATATCTATttgaatttgacatttttggtatgacactttataaaaaaaacatgtttacaaagTGGTTTGTATGCAATAAAACCCAAAAGCAGcaacaatatataatattacatttgaggGTAATCTATGAGGTTAACAGATGTAATTCTCATACCGACAAACAGGGATCagatcaaaagaaaaaaaaaaatagtattcAAGGGGTAAACACCTCAGTGATTCAGAGTAAAGCTAAACAGTTTATCAGAATTGTATCCAAATCACAATATAGGCTAGTGTAAAATCAAAATACCAGAGGGTGCAAAATAAAGATAAGTGTGTGTCAACTGCGATGTTAGTACATGAGGACCCAATCTAGAGCCTCTTAAACTCCAAATACTTGTAATCATGCACTGTGaaagaaaacagcttttatcctgtgttggtgtgtctgtgagtgaATGTGCTACAAAATGATTTCTGCCTCCAAATCTTTGCCTTCTTTCACTGATTGATTGTCATCAGTGTGATTTCGGTGTTGTCATCGGTGTGTGCTGTGGTTTCCTAATGCCTCCAACACCAAACCCCGCTTCCCCAATCATTGTTTCTCCTTCACACGTGtacatgtgtgtctttgtgtcagtCATGATCGGAGGGCACAGAGGACACATTAACAGAGGAATTTATCTTCTAATTAATATTTTTTGCAATCAGGAAAACTGCTGAGACTTTCAAGCATGTTCTGATGTCACAGCAGGTGCTCTCATATTAACAGCTGATGGAAAACACCCGCTGTTACATCAACGGTTAAATCATGCAGTAGCAGTTCCCTTTGATTCGTGTTGGATTTATTCTTTACACCACCTGCCTCTGTGCCCTCCTCCATGATTTTGCCTTTGGTAAACTTCAACGGTCCTgacctatttttattttctccccaGACTCAACCAACAGTGACTCAGCTAAATCAAAGGTAATGTCTTTAAAATTGTGTTATCTTGAAAAGTGAGTTCCAGCTAAAATCAAACCTacatgaaaatatgtatttttttgtatgttgaAATACATATAATAACTGATAATATgtatacacttttttttttattattcgtTTACAGATTTTTCTTATGATTCCATAGTAGTTAAGGATATACCAgtactgaaaaaaatatatagtgtCATGTATCAACGTGTAacagttccctttttttgttgttgcagggGTCGTGGGGGTCAAAGAAAGACATCACACCCAAGGACTTCCTGACTCTGTCCATCATGTCAGCTGTTACGGGCCGCAAACGGAGGAAACGTCATAACGCCCGCCGTGTGGGCAGCAGCACTGACGACGACTCAGAGCACGAGCCAATCAAAGCCGGACATTTAGTGGCAGGGGGGGAAGAGGGGGCAGGCTTGCCCGAAGGAGACACTGCGCCTCGAGCAGAGGGTGAGGAAGacgatgatgaagaggaagaagatgaagaagaggaagatgaggaagtTGTAGAAAGCGGAGTGAAAGAGGTGGTAGAAGAGCAGGTGGTGGCGGATAATCCCAGTCGGACGTGCagtaaagaggaggaggaggaggcaggaggaagGCAGGCAGCCACATTGCTGCACGAGGAGGAGGTGCGGGCGGAGGTGAAGGGGCCACCATGGAGAGCGCCAGAAGATGCTCGTTCTATTGTGTCCGGTTACTCCACCCTCTCCACTTTAGGGCGGAGCCTTGGgtcagaggggaggggggatgaTGCCGATGACGAGCACAGCGAGCTGGTGAGCGAGACGGACAACGAGAGCGGCTTTGCCTCACGTTCCCTCACCCAGGAGAGACCGGAAAAACATCCAACATCACCCGTGAACACGCAGGCAGCCCCACGCAGCTTCCTCTACACACACTACAAGGCCCCCGTCCTCTCACCCACAAACCTGCTCGCCCCGCccacagcactcacacacacgccgGACTCTGCAGACAGGAGTGATGGTGGGGCGCGGTCCACCACAccctcgtcctcctccttctcctcctcctccaccactcACAGACTGCACTCGCGACCTTCCTTCAACTCCCACAAGCTGATCCAGTGCGACACTCTGGCCAGGAAGAGGCTGAAGTCGGAGAAGGGGAAGGCCCGCTCCTTGGacctgctggagctgcagggcGCCGTGGCTGAGGGCGACACTGCTGGTTCTGGGTCAGATGGTACACCCAGAGCGAGAAGGGAGACCTCCAGAACTAACCCTTCCTCTGGCAGCAGTCAGGAGAGCCTGCACCCAGCCCGGCTCAAACCCTCCCTTCCCCCCAGCGAGGCCTCCTCCTTCACCCCGACCGGCCCCGGTGGCAGATCTCTAGCAGATCAGGTTCGCGCCCGCCTACTGGGCTCCGCCGATGACCTGCGCAGCGTGGGACTGCGAAAGCCACTTTCACCAGaaacgaggaggaagaggcgggCATGGCGCAGACACACGGTGGTGGCCTCCCCAACAGAGATCTCTGAGAAGAGACCCCCGCTGACTGTCAGCGACTTCCCACTGTCCCCTATAACTCAAAACCAGGTGAAATCACCGGCGCTGCCTCAGGATGCAGAGGGGCTTGATCAAGAACCGGCTACACGTCAAGCACCCACCTCCAGATTCCACCAGTACCTGTGAGCCCCTCGAGGCCGAGCCGCTGACTCCCTGCAGGTCAGTAGGCCGGCAGCAGCGTAAACAGGGTCGTGGTTAGTTGCCAGGTGCAACACAGTGTACCAATGAAGAGCAGcccacatttttattttccataagCTCCATTTGCATGGCAAGGGGCATTCCAGTGTTGCCAAAGCTTTTCTTTCCATGTGTGTGCTTTTAGAGAAATGAAATGGACACAAACAGACCCCACTTTATCACTGTTACAGCCAAGAATTTAAATACTGGTAATGAGTGGTCATCCTTCCCCTCTTCTCTAGCATACTGCTCACAGAAATGCATTCATTAAATCCAAGAGGATGCTGAAAATGCAACGAACCACTGGTTCTTGAGAGAATGGTGCTTCTGGTCAAAGTAGGGTTTAACAGTAACCGTTACAAAATCTTCTCTGAACCTACTTGTGAGCCAAGAGACAGTCAGCCTCACTTATAATTGCAAAACAAGGTTATTAGTtgtttaaaaagcatttcaagaGGGATGTCAAAGGGTTTTTAtattagtttttgtattttgtctctCCTCAGACCACGGACACTGTAGGACTTTCATTTATATTCCAAACAATAGACACAGTAGGACACACATGCTTGTTAATAATGTTAATGTGTTTGCTCAACAATGTTTGTGATCATATCTGAGCGTGCAGGTGTTTGTGTTGAACAATTTTGTAACATTTGTATAAAGCCTTGTTAAGTTAAccttgtaaatataaatattatgttatcatatttgtttttactttttttagttcctttttttatgGTTTACAAATGTGCTTAAAAGTGCACAGTCATTTCTTTCAAGATGTTACTTGAAATGTTTCCCttaatatattctttttttatattcaatatatatattatatatattttgtattaaagttttaaaaagtatgtttattGTGATTTCACCTCTTGGGTGTATCTGTTCACAGGAATCAAGATAAACCTGTTCCTTATTTCCTCAAAGATGGCCTTTCTCTGATTCTCAGCACTGTGCAGCAAACCTTTATATCATCAGACAAGTCTTATAAATAAGGTTCTCTGGTGACTATACTTCCAACAATGTTGCATCAACATGTACACAAACTATCTACATGTAGCAAATACAAATCTGgttattattacaatttatCGGGCAGTTTGCAGGCAGCTGCGCTTTGATGGCTGAcctcatttgttctgttttgtatgTCTGGGATATCTGAGCATTGCCTCCACAGATCTGTTCATATTTGCTGAGCTCAAGACAAAGTACGTTCCTTCTTGTTAAAGAGAAGCTGCGGGCTGTGTTACCTCTGTTAATGGtgatctttgtgtttctcaccaCATCCCCTCCGATGGTTCATCTGTCTGCAGGTTAATTACCTTGGGGTTACATGAGGAGGAGTTTTCCTTAAGCTCAGGCTCTAATAAATCCTCTGTGACTGGGGAAACGGTACATTTGAGGAAAAGGAGTACAGAATGAATCTATTGTTTTCATCTGTCGTCTCGATTTCtcatcacaaaaaaactaatgGGAGGCACAACTTCCAAGTTTCTTTCATCTGACCAAATAACACAgtgagaaataataataaatgatgagtTATAGTCTTGTCTTACCTCAAGATTTTTTCTACAAAGTGCCTGATTTGTGGAATGTGGTTTTGTTCTGCAGTGCCATGGTCTGTTCTTATCTTCCCATTTCCTTTGTCGTTTCTGGGTCTCCGCCCTCCTCTCCTGTGGTTGATGGTATAACTAAGGCACTGACCCAAAgatgtgtacatttaaaaaaaaaaaaggggtctACTTGTGAggctgttgtttaaaaatgtaacataattAAAAAGCACACTTCAAGCCAAGGACATGTCTATGCACTCTCTTTGCCTTTAACACATTAACAGCTATCACCACTGCTGCAAAGTGCAAAGATGCATAGTACTCTGCTGCTTTTCTTAAAGACCGaggtcctctctctctctgcctagTTGATCCACAGTGTGTGAATATGGTACACTTTACAAGCCCTACCctaaaactaaacatttctTATAGATAAACCAACAGCCCAAGAAAACTCAACAAGTCAGAGTGTGTTGtctgaaatgtgatttttatctAATGTctcattgttgtattttaaaaatcttttttgTACATACTATCTTAATATGTAACATATTGTATTGTGTACATTTGGAATTGCTTTTTGAGTATAACTAATATGAAAATGACTGGACTTAACAAGGTTGTCCGCCTGAAACCATTTCCCTCATGGCTGTGTGCTTTAAAGCAAAGTTATATGATGTAAATAAACAGAATTATGTTTAAAGAAGTGTTCACATGTcgatttgttttaaaactttttttaggATTTTGCAATACTAGCCCATGGAGGTGAGGCTCAtgtttagcagcagcagcagcaacttaAAATAGCAGCTGAATGACGCCCTCTGGAGGCTGCAGTTAAAAAGAGTCTCTCAAGGCCAAATGGCACAGATTCCCTCTGCACATGAAGGGAACTTCATTCTAACTACTGGGgctttgtattttaatttattcattggTTAACATGTATGCAATCTGTTCAAATTATATGTGATACTAGGCATCTATCGACACTTGataattaaatatgaagctaaaataaacatatttggcTTTTACATTTCTCTTGTGTTGCAACGAGTCAAACAAACCCATTTAAGCATTTCATCTTGCAGAACATCCTCACTGGAGTGGGTTAACCTTCATAAAGAGCATCTCCATCATATCCCATCCCCCCTTCCCCTTCTGCTACAGTCCATGCATTATTCTCTTCAGGGCCCACTGATGCCTGTCTGGCACATTTCTGGTTCCTTTAAGGAAAGCTTtatgattatttgttttgctgacaAAAAGGCAAGTTGCACACTGCAGCTTtgaaccacttcctgtgttAGAGCAGCCTttacaacacaacaacagacatttcacatttttatttgaacttatGTTAACACACcactaaaaagaaaaatattaactCCGGAATTTACTTTTGCAAAACATTATCGGTGAGCTAACCCAATAAGCTGTAATTTGGTATTCACGAGGAGAATGCaacaaaggatgttttttttttacttcagaaacGGAACAGTTTATGTCAATGGACAGATACGGAGTTGACCCAGGAAACAAAATATCAGATACATTCCCTTTATAAAAagaatcttattttgaaatatttacatttattcttGGTAAACAAAATTTGAACAGGaccaaacagaaaataaagtattgCATTGCAATGCAAGGACACGTCTTCTTAATGACAAACTGATTACAGAAAACTGacaaatttaacaaaaatgCAGCAGTCCcattttttacctttttcaggaggggaggggggggggggggttccccACTTCAATTGTGTCCTTTACTTTGTAGCAACTTGGCCCCTATCATAGCTGGGCTGGCTCTGCAGAAGGAGCTCCGTGTTTTGGGCCCTTAGTCTCTCCAGTTCTTTCTCTAGCTCTTCGAGCCTGACCAGAGAGCTCTCCACGGCCGGAACCGCGGGCTCCACTGCGCGCCTCAGCCGgttgttctcctcctccagccggGACATGCACTTCTCCAGCTCCAGGTACTCCTGGACCAGCTCCTGCTTGGTCATATTCTGCAGGCTCTCGACGTGGTACATCTCATAGGTCTCAGAAAAGTCTCTCTGGAGAAACTCTCCACCTGCGTTCCCAGGTCTTCCGATGCCGTCGCTGCCTCCCCCGCTGCCGTCGtcatcgtcctcctcctcgttgtcAAATAAGTCCTCCTCACTGCCCGTGTCCTCCATGCGGGTCCCGATCCCTGAGGCCCGCCTGACCCCGGTCTCGGTGTTGAGGTCGGGCTCCTCTCGGTCATGCTCGTCCATCAGGAACTGGGTGGTGTTATAAGGGGCAACTGGGAGCCCTTTGGCGAACATCTCCTCTCTCAACCGGGAAGCCCTGGctgtctccttctcctccaggaCTTTCCTTTCGTCCCAGTTGAGTTTGTAATACGGCTTCCAGTTGCGCTTCTTCCTGGAGGTCCTGCGCCTGTGCCTCTTCTTGCCCAGACGCGCATCCAAGCCAGTGTCGGAGTCGATATGACTATCATCTTGCACCTGGTTTAAAGTCTCTCCCAGTGGGCTATCTTCGCCGTTTTTCCCCTGCACAATGTGATTACCGTCACCTGCTGCATGAACATCGGGTCTCTGATGAGACTGGGCTGCAATCGGGCACTTTGAGAGCTCGTTTCCGGCTGCTGAGGCAGGGCACACCTCCCTCTGTACGCCTTTCATTTGCCACAACTTGTCTGTGTTGATATCCCCACACTTCTCCGCCCGCTGCCGCTGCTTTTGGTCTCTCTGTCGCCCCCTGTTGCCGTTCTCTGGTTCACCACGGCTTCTGGCTGGGAGATGCTCCAAAGCGTCTCCGCTGCTCCCTCCTGATGGGCTGCCTAAAGTTTTCAGGTGACGGGTCTGCTCCGCTGGATCTGTCATCCTGATGTTTGGCTACGATGGCTCCACTCTAGCACATTTTAGATCATGTCCTGTCCCTCAAAAATGGTTTTCAAAGTTCGTTAAAAGACGTTAAActaaatttaaacaaaaaggtaTGTATTCCAGAATTACCCAAAAATCATTAAAGAAAGTTTACGTTTTGACGTTTCAAAACAAACTCGCAAGATTAAAGGAAACTGTTCAACAGTAAACACTTGGTACTCCTCCGAGGGTTTGTCAGAGCAACTGTCGCTAACTACCATTAACTGTTTCAATGCTGTCAGGGAGATCGTTCACCGGGAGACGACGTTTCACCGTCACAACAGTGTCCAGTGTGCTGCTCAAGAAGAGGGAGCTCCTGGTTTTATAGCAGCTCCGCCTCTTGCCGTGCGCATGCAGCTGTTTGTATCGCGCGTTGGATTGTGGGATATGTTGTTTTGAATTCAATATAGCACTGTTGGTGGCATCCATACCAAACTACATATTCCACAAGTATAGCATAACTGACGAGGTTTTTAACCAATCATACGGTAGATTCTTGAGCACGGTAAAGCCCACCCTTCTCTTTGTTGATTGGATAAGAGGGTTACTTTGCTGTTGCTAAGCTTTAAGTATTTTTTGATTCGACAATCCATCGGTCAATCATAAGCACGTATTCCACACCAAGAAAGCAGTCCTGGACATTTTAAGGACAGTACTATCTGTACATTAAGGGGGTCAGAATACTAAGTAATGATATATAAGGCAATTTAAACAAGTtcaaatttcatttttaaatatgttggtCCTATTAGAATATGTCGGAGGGAACtagatatttattatgtttattttctgtctacACAGTTCAACGCCGAAttagaaaggaaataaaaacccTCCTGCATTTAAAGCTAAATGAAGAATCCTGCTATGGGAAACTAGTCCGTGTTAAATGTTCACACAAGGAAAGAAGTAAAAACAACTTGTGttgaaaatgcaattatttctcatgtttaaatgtatcGAAACGCGTCGTTTTGATGACAATAGGAGCATTATATGATTCAGTATGAATAGTATGTGTTTTGTGCGGAGTGATACGCTGTGGGGCAGGGTCTCGGTGAACTCTGGAATCAGCGTAAACAAACGACATTTATTGTCAAGCTTCCGCTCCGAGTATATCTCCGAGACCCTCGTTGTTAAAGGGTGGGTCAGGCGATCTAACTCTTGCTGAATAATCTTGGTACCAGTGGACGGAGTTGTGTAGATCAGTTTTGGGTTTTTCTGCGCAACCCATGTTCTGATATGCAGTGTTAGTTTTACACTTGTGTGTCGTGTTAACAGCTAAGgataagctagctagctaacgttagctgaaTGTTAACGTTAGTTAGCAAATGATAGCTGCGTTGTTTCGTTCCCAAACTGAACACTGCATTAATTCATAAAGTGTGAAGCCATACGCACTAACGctagaacaaaaaataaacggTATTATTGGAGCTCGACGATATTCCAACGGAAGTTATTTCTAGCCAGGGCCTGTAGAACGTTAACCCAAACGCCATAATTTAGATAAAGCCAGGCTTGCTAATGCTAAATAAGAAGCCACAATGGATCGACAACTTTAAAGCAATGTTTCCTTCCATCCATGTTGCGATAAAGCTTTAACGAGCTCGCAAGAAAGTGTATAAATACCAATACAACAGGCTATAAAAATAGCTAACGTTAACTATATGCTAACTAGGCCAATGTGCTTATCCTGGGTCAGCGTAATTACTGGAACGTAATGTATCCCGTGAGGGTTCCTTACTACAGGATTACGATTGATTTCAACATTTGCATTATGCCAGTCTGTCAGATTAATATATACTCCAggctgaaaagaaaatacaagcGTTTTCCTTTTAATCCGTGAACTGGTACCCTCGATTAACTAGTTTAGTTTCAGGAAGTAGACGGTCCCCAGATCTTGCAAAGCAATCCTGAAGCTTTCCTTTAGTTGACATTTTAGCAAGCTCTAGTTCTGAATTGACACGCTCAACTAACAGTTGAatcttacattttcaaacactttTCGTTATAacctttgttgttttgtgtaaaataaaaagctgaactGAGTAACTTTGAGTTTATATTTTATGACAACCTTGTGATATATGTAGCctataatatgttttgtttttgtttttattgcacattctttaCAGACACATAAGCATACATGTGGAACTGTTCCCTGTACAATTGCTAGTCAATACAGTCACATACTATTTAACTGTGCATGTGTCACTAACTGTATcctgcacacgcacacacacacacacacacacacacacacagtagtctAACTTTTAGGCTAGAAATGGAAGAAATTTGCTGTTTTGTCTGTGACCTCTTATGGTGGGTCTCCTAACAAAGGTTGTAATGACTTAGAATCCAATGGCTACAAACAACGCAGGCCTACTGTTACTACTAATAGAAACAGGCAGGGTTTCAGCTCTGGCAAATAGGCAAGCTGAGCTGGGAATCCTTTCAGGAAGACATGATAGCCTAAGTTCCACTCAATATGAAGCCCAACGACTGTAAGGACTAGGAAATCATACCAAGagttatccttttttttttaaatcaagggGCGTTGTGCAGCCTTAGAGCCATTGCTGCTCCTGCATAGACCACAGCTTGTGAGGATTAGCAAGCATGACTTAATCTCTATCTAACATGGTTGTTGCTGCAATTGAAAGATGAAAGATATACATTGTTTTAGGCCTATGGATGGCTTTGaagtgtaaattaaaacaatggCTGATATACATTTGAGCACAGGGGGCTTTGTATTTTTAGAATTGAagacatatttagtttttgatcCAGTGCATGTGACGAAGACAGACACAATACACAAGCTGCATTAAATGacttatttacaaaaacatctcACTTTAAGATACTCCCACCAAACATGCttgtttatgtatgtgtgttagcTGTGGATcagggagaaaaacacattttatgctcGTCCTGATAACTCCATTACAATACTTGATTACGTTTCCAGCCACTGCTTGGGTGCTGTGGGCACATCTCCATCCACTCACAAATAAGAGGTATTTCTTAgtttgacttcttttttttttcttttttttcattcagcaCCCCACAGTTTGGACACATGTAGATTTAGCTAGCCGTAAGAGGAATTTGACTTAGAAGTAATTGATTTGTTATTGAGATGTTTGCAGTTTCCTGCATGGCCAGCAGTAGGCACTGTACTCTTAGAGATTGAGTGCAGGAATTAAATAACTTTCTGTTTGCTCTGATCCACTCTCCCTGAATGCTTTAATATTCCAATACGTCTTTACCACCCTCATATTTCCCAGAACCTCGATGCAGAGAGCGACCCAATTTCACATTAACTTCACAATATGCTATTGGGTTATAGCCTACTTTAATACTTTATATGCTGCTGGAAAGTTTGATAATCTACCCCAAGGCATCAGTAAACTGTTTTTGGACTATGAATCCGAATCTTCCGAATAACTTGTAACTTTATTTAGTATTACAAATcaaacttgtacttgagtaaaggataCATGGACTTGATCATCCCATTCTCATGCAATTTAGTTGGTCGGTGTTTGTTGGGGCAGAATAAGGAGGTGGGAGTGCGTAAAGTGTGCGCCTTGTTTGGAATCAAATTACGCACAGGCATGGACAGCAGCGCCGGGGAGGGACTTCAAACATGTGGGAAACGAATAACTGTTGCGCTCGGCTCTCTCACCGCTTGGACGCATTCTGGGACAGCACAAATCTGCGCTTGTTGGAAACACCTGCACACTCCCAGACTTTCTATTTCCCGAGTTAACGGGCCAGGTACAAGAATTAAAGTTTCACTCTGCGGTTATTTTTCGCTTGAGTTGTAATAATGTTAGGCAGCGGCAAGTCAGCTACCAGCAGTCCgaaagagcagaggaagaaaggggCCGAGAAGCCCATAGACCCCATCAGGAGGCTCGGTAAGAAAATCGAAAATGTTTGAGGTCCATTCTGTTGCTTCAAGGTCTCTGTGCTCTAGCTGGGATAAAACACTATAAGAATACTCTTAACTCATGTGAATATCTTTAGTATAAGGTGTTTTTTCCTGTGCTATCACATCGGTTCCACCGTGACATTCTATTAATTTATCCGTACAGTAAGTCAGTTAGACATTTATTCACATAACATTTCAGCGGgaattaaagtagaagtagaatcTGTTGTATTTTGGTAATGATACAGTTGATTATATCATTGTGTATTTGGAAGAATTAcagtgtaatatatattttctttgatCTAAAGTGACTGTTAATCAACAGATAATGACACATCAACCAGAAATGTaatgaacagtgtgtgtgtgtgtgtgtgtgtgtgtgtgtgtgtgtgtgtgtgtgtgtgtgtgtgtgtgtgtgtgtgtgggggggggggtggggggggggggggggggttgcagaTAAAGTGATCATGTGTTAATGAAGAGCTGAAGTCACTCACTAATGATTCAGACTCCTCACTATTTACATCCCAGCCTGGCTCTCAGTCCAACACCATTAGGCTGCATGCTTACACTCTAAACATGCCCCAATAAAGACACCTATTGAGCACCTGTCAGAATCTCTGCAAGACACTGGATGTCTAGAAACCCACACAGAAATCTGCTCTGAAGGTTTCATCTCCGAACATTGAACCCCTGATTTTAGTTTTGCTTTGTTTACACAGCAGTTTGTTTGCAGGGGTCGACACTGTTATTTCTTCAGGTAGGCCTAATCATTTTTCAAGTtgactttaaaaataactttaaaatagcTGGTTAcctgtttatatatttttattatatcaaTTATGTTTATAATTGATAATTTATCGAAATTATGAATTTTCCTTTTTCAACCTACAACTTAATTAGTTGGATAATCATCTaaaatccaaacattttctaattCAGTTAGCTCAACTCCTACCCTAAACATATACCCCTGCTTTTTTTGCAGCAATGTATGTGCATTGATCTAGAACTGAGTGTCTTGCTTATACCAAATAATAAAGCCAGTGAGCTCACCCACCCCCACAACACCCTGACCCCTTACAGCCATATGTCAACATAAATCAGTCAGGTTACCTTCAACACACCATGCCTTAGCAGCTTTTTCATCTTACttactaaaacacacacactgtagtttcGTAGTTAAAAAAGTGGAACTAAGGGGATCAGATCTTTGTGTCATGTGGTGTCACATGACACGTTTTCCttgtttgttaaaatatttctcATTTACTTTTAATCTTGTTCTCAGATAAAGTTTCTTGTGAACTGGAAGTTTGTCAGTTTTGAGAAAATCTATATTTGAATCCGACAAGTCCACACAtg
The window above is part of the Eleginops maclovinus isolate JMC-PN-2008 ecotype Puerto Natales chromosome 16, JC_Emac_rtc_rv5, whole genome shotgun sequence genome. Proteins encoded here:
- the hexim1 gene encoding protein HEXIM1 — protein: MTDPAEQTRHLKTLGSPSGGSSGDALEHLPARSRGEPENGNRGRQRDQKQRQRAEKCGDINTDKLWQMKGVQREVCPASAAGNELSKCPIAAQSHQRPDVHAAGDGNHIVQGKNGEDSPLGETLNQVQDDSHIDSDTGLDARLGKKRHRRRTSRKKRNWKPYYKLNWDERKVLEEKETARASRLREEMFAKGLPVAPYNTTQFLMDEHDREEPDLNTETGVRRASGIGTRMEDTGSEEDLFDNEEEDDDDGSGGGSDGIGRPGNAGGEFLQRDFSETYEMYHVESLQNMTKQELVQEYLELEKCMSRLEEENNRLRRAVEPAVPAVESSLVRLEELEKELERLRAQNTELLLQSQPSYDRGQVATK